In the Streptomyces sp. FXJ1.172 genome, one interval contains:
- a CDS encoding hemerythrin domain-containing protein — MSATQVPVGEGTRLFEQLLAVHGVMTRGAGLVAHSFTRLAGGSAVDTKTLVSTVQWLVDSLRHHHLSEEELLWPVLRERFRERVRRLDRLSEQNEALEKELDELESVIGRIAEERRVGGSVGWGHAMKEGTRASHRIRDLLAGRLAVEEPLLRGLFPAVSDEDVVRLRRAVTECVPRGGPHLVVGFLEHPEPVSGRDHVYAGLPPSVRWTRGVLLSRFRTTLRALAAC, encoded by the coding sequence ATGTCCGCCACGCAGGTGCCGGTCGGGGAAGGCACCCGTCTTTTCGAGCAACTGCTCGCTGTTCACGGCGTCATGACCCGCGGCGCGGGGCTCGTCGCCCACTCCTTCACCCGGCTGGCGGGCGGTTCGGCCGTCGACACGAAGACGTTGGTGTCGACCGTGCAGTGGTTGGTCGACTCCTTACGCCATCACCACCTGAGCGAGGAGGAACTGCTCTGGCCGGTGCTGCGGGAGCGGTTCCGCGAGCGGGTCCGCCGTCTCGACCGGCTGAGCGAGCAGAACGAGGCCCTGGAGAAGGAACTCGACGAACTGGAGAGCGTCATCGGGCGCATCGCCGAGGAACGGCGGGTCGGCGGATCGGTGGGCTGGGGGCATGCCATGAAGGAGGGGACACGCGCCTCCCACCGGATCCGCGACCTGCTGGCCGGGCGTCTGGCCGTGGAGGAGCCGTTGCTGAGGGGCCTGTTCCCGGCCGTTTCGGACGAGGATGTCGTCAGGCTGCGCAGGGCGGTGACCGAGTGTGTCCCGCGCGGCGGGCCGCATCTGGTCGTGGGCTTCCTGGAGCACCCCGAGCCCGTGTCCGGCCGGGACCACGTGTACGCCGGTCTCCCGCCGTCCGTGCGGTGGACCCGTGGGGTGCTGCTGAGCAGGTTCCGCACGACGCTCAGAGCCCTCGCGGCCTGCTGA
- a CDS encoding discoidin domain-containing protein, translating to MAEQPSPPQRPSRRAVVATGSTLLAGFSLGTVFPSVAGAAERPGTASLPPGASAAPGEIAAYRPVQASSQAYAPAPADFVVDALPGQGVRGTGWRAEAGDPQWISVDLEADCRVDRIQLTFEADASDPVFTPPSSGNPRQGTTGKEILSSYATEFVVETSRDHDSWTSVYRTTAGTGGVVDIPLAHPVTARWVRMTTRRRSSANPLGLNGFEVFGTAPGHRPKATGWTDWGTHHGEVPRLAVAADGTVPLESGWTLTLDDWADGDGAALSRTGVDTSRWLPATVPGTVLGSLVDQGKLPDPVAGLNNLRVPEALSRHSWWYRRDFDLPRGLRTGAGRHVWLEFDGVNHKAEIWLNGHGAGEVTYPFARSVLDITDLLADQGGNALAVRISPMPVPGSPGDKGPAGESWVDAGADTMNRNSPTYLASSGWDWMPAVRDRGAGIWNHVRLRSTGPVVLGDPRVDTVLPSLPDLSVAELTVTVPVRNADSADHEATVSAAFGDVSVSRTVTVPAGQDIDVVFTPGAFGGLRVRDPELWWPNGLGEPTLHDLTLVARTGGAESDRRTTRFGIRQFGYEYDTPLKFTPSSDAYPQTVQLGSRRARHVRVRCLTRATGWGNSLWTLSVLDSARPGTDLALHQPATASSTDEDDHGPANATDGDAGTRWSSAWQDDQWIRVDLGSVQSFDRVDLVWEQAYALTFTVQVSEDGEQWTDAASVDNTAVPLPFNSGDAGLRVTDFEASTARYVRLSCGIRNTSWGNSLWSLAVIDSSAPGTDLALHQPATASSEEDGHPAAQATDGNPGTRWSSAYEDHQWIQVDLGAARRFDRVAVLWEQAYPKTYTIQVSDDGSTWTDVTTVANTPDPLKISVNGVRVLVRGGNWGWDELLRRMPAARMDAAVRMHRAMNFTMIRNWVGSSNREEFYAACDEHGILVWNDFPNAWSMDPPDHEAFVSVARDTVLRYRIHPCVAVWCGANEGNPPAAVDQGMREAVQSRAPGILYQNNSAGGVVTGGGPYSWVEPERYFDPSTYGSRDFGFHTEIGMPVVSTAASTRAMVGEDGPQWPIGGAWYHHDWSEHGNQAPQNYKAAIETRLGPARDLDDFTLKAQFVNYENFRAMFEAWNANLWVNASGLMLWMSHPAWHSTVWQTYDYDFDVNGAFVGCQRACEPLHVQADPVKWQVIAVNHTRGALTGATVTAETYDLSGRRIAETRRARVDVGPAATARAFTAAPSDDLPALHLLRLTLADDRGQVLSRNTYWRCRTAEALRALDRVKQATLSASITHVSRDGDRREARATVCNRGSMVAAMVRLSLLDAEDGARVLPTLYDDNYLWLLPDETRTVTLSWPASAVASGRPKLRVEGYNTAPVTVHG from the coding sequence ATGGCCGAACAGCCGAGTCCGCCGCAACGCCCCTCCCGGCGTGCCGTCGTCGCCACCGGCTCGACGCTGCTGGCCGGGTTCAGCCTCGGCACGGTGTTCCCGTCCGTCGCCGGCGCCGCCGAACGGCCCGGGACCGCGAGCCTGCCGCCCGGCGCGTCCGCCGCGCCGGGTGAGATCGCCGCCTACCGTCCGGTCCAGGCCTCCTCGCAGGCCTACGCCCCCGCACCCGCCGACTTCGTGGTGGACGCGCTCCCCGGCCAGGGCGTGCGCGGCACCGGATGGCGGGCCGAGGCGGGCGACCCGCAGTGGATCTCGGTCGACCTGGAGGCGGACTGCCGCGTCGACCGGATCCAGCTGACCTTCGAAGCCGACGCGAGCGACCCGGTGTTCACCCCGCCGAGCAGCGGCAATCCGCGCCAGGGCACCACCGGCAAGGAGATCCTCTCCAGTTACGCGACCGAGTTCGTCGTCGAGACCTCCCGCGACCACGACTCCTGGACCAGTGTGTACCGCACGACCGCCGGCACCGGCGGCGTGGTGGACATCCCGCTGGCGCATCCGGTCACGGCCCGCTGGGTGCGGATGACGACCCGCAGGCGCTCCAGCGCCAACCCGCTGGGCCTGAACGGCTTCGAGGTGTTTGGCACCGCACCCGGCCACCGCCCGAAGGCCACCGGCTGGACCGACTGGGGCACCCACCACGGCGAGGTGCCCCGGCTCGCCGTCGCCGCCGACGGCACCGTACCGCTGGAGTCGGGCTGGACGCTCACCCTGGACGACTGGGCGGACGGCGACGGGGCGGCCCTGTCCAGGACGGGCGTGGACACCAGCCGTTGGCTGCCCGCGACCGTGCCCGGCACCGTGCTGGGTTCCCTCGTGGACCAGGGCAAGCTACCCGACCCGGTCGCGGGGCTGAACAACCTGCGCGTTCCGGAGGCGCTGTCCCGGCACTCCTGGTGGTACCGCCGGGACTTCGACCTGCCCCGCGGCCTGCGTACCGGCGCCGGGCGGCACGTCTGGCTGGAGTTCGACGGCGTCAACCACAAGGCCGAGATCTGGCTCAACGGACACGGAGCGGGCGAGGTGACGTACCCCTTCGCCCGCTCCGTCCTCGACATCACCGACCTCCTGGCCGACCAGGGCGGCAACGCCCTCGCCGTAAGGATCTCCCCCATGCCGGTACCCGGCAGTCCCGGCGACAAGGGCCCCGCGGGCGAGTCCTGGGTGGACGCCGGTGCCGACACGATGAACCGCAACTCGCCGACGTACCTCGCCTCGTCCGGCTGGGACTGGATGCCGGCTGTCCGCGACCGCGGGGCGGGCATCTGGAACCACGTGCGGCTGCGATCGACTGGCCCCGTCGTGCTCGGCGACCCGCGCGTGGACACCGTGCTGCCCTCCCTGCCTGACCTGTCGGTGGCCGAGCTGACCGTGACCGTCCCGGTGCGCAACGCCGACTCCGCCGACCACGAGGCCACCGTGTCCGCCGCGTTCGGCGACGTCAGCGTCTCGCGCACGGTCACCGTCCCGGCCGGCCAGGACATCGATGTCGTCTTCACACCCGGCGCGTTCGGCGGCCTGCGCGTGCGGGATCCCGAGCTGTGGTGGCCCAACGGCCTGGGCGAGCCCACGCTGCACGACCTCACCCTGGTCGCCCGGACCGGCGGTGCGGAGAGCGACCGGCGCACCACCCGTTTCGGCATACGGCAGTTCGGCTACGAGTACGACACCCCGCTGAAGTTCACGCCCTCCTCCGACGCGTACCCCCAGACCGTCCAGCTCGGTTCCCGGCGCGCCCGGCACGTGCGCGTCCGGTGCCTGACCCGGGCCACCGGCTGGGGCAACTCGCTGTGGACGCTGTCCGTCCTTGACAGCGCCCGCCCCGGCACCGACCTCGCCCTGCACCAGCCGGCCACGGCCTCCAGCACCGACGAGGACGACCACGGGCCGGCCAACGCCACCGACGGCGACGCAGGCACCCGATGGTCCTCGGCGTGGCAGGACGACCAGTGGATCCGCGTCGACCTCGGCTCGGTGCAGTCCTTCGACCGGGTCGACCTGGTCTGGGAGCAGGCCTACGCGCTGACCTTCACGGTGCAGGTCTCCGAGGACGGCGAGCAGTGGACGGACGCGGCGTCCGTGGACAACACGGCGGTGCCGCTGCCCTTCAACAGCGGTGACGCCGGCCTCCGGGTGACGGACTTCGAGGCCAGCACGGCCCGTTACGTCCGCCTGTCCTGCGGCATCCGCAACACCAGCTGGGGCAACTCCCTGTGGTCCCTGGCCGTCATCGACAGCTCCGCGCCGGGCACCGACCTCGCCCTGCACCAGCCGGCCACGGCCTCCAGCGAGGAGGACGGCCATCCGGCCGCGCAGGCCACCGACGGCAACCCCGGCACCCGCTGGTCCTCCGCCTACGAAGACCACCAGTGGATCCAGGTCGACCTCGGCGCCGCCCGGCGCTTCGATCGCGTGGCCGTCCTGTGGGAGCAGGCCTATCCGAAGACGTACACCATCCAGGTCTCCGACGATGGCTCCACCTGGACCGACGTCACGACCGTCGCCAACACCCCCGACCCGCTGAAGATCAGCGTCAACGGCGTCCGGGTGCTGGTGCGCGGCGGCAACTGGGGCTGGGACGAGTTGCTGCGCCGGATGCCCGCGGCGCGGATGGACGCGGCGGTGCGCATGCACCGCGCCATGAACTTCACGATGATCCGCAACTGGGTCGGCAGCAGCAACCGCGAGGAGTTCTACGCGGCCTGCGACGAACACGGCATCCTGGTGTGGAACGACTTCCCGAACGCCTGGAGCATGGACCCGCCGGATCACGAGGCGTTTGTCTCCGTGGCCCGCGACACCGTGCTGCGCTACCGGATCCACCCGTGCGTGGCCGTGTGGTGCGGCGCCAACGAGGGCAACCCGCCGGCCGCGGTCGACCAGGGCATGCGCGAGGCGGTGCAGAGCCGGGCGCCGGGGATCCTCTACCAGAACAACTCTGCCGGGGGCGTCGTCACCGGCGGCGGCCCCTACAGCTGGGTGGAGCCGGAACGGTACTTCGACCCGTCGACGTACGGCAGCAGGGACTTCGGCTTCCACACCGAGATCGGCATGCCCGTCGTCTCCACCGCCGCCAGCACCCGCGCGATGGTGGGCGAGGACGGGCCGCAGTGGCCGATCGGCGGCGCCTGGTACCACCACGACTGGAGCGAGCACGGCAACCAGGCGCCGCAGAACTACAAGGCGGCCATCGAGACCCGCCTCGGACCGGCCCGTGACCTGGACGACTTCACGCTCAAGGCGCAGTTCGTCAACTACGAGAACTTCCGCGCCATGTTCGAGGCCTGGAACGCCAACCTGTGGGTCAACGCCAGCGGGCTGATGCTGTGGATGTCCCACCCGGCCTGGCACAGCACCGTCTGGCAGACCTACGACTACGACTTCGATGTCAACGGCGCCTTCGTCGGCTGCCAGCGTGCCTGCGAGCCCCTGCACGTCCAGGCCGACCCGGTGAAGTGGCAGGTCATCGCGGTCAACCACACCCGTGGGGCACTGACGGGGGCGACGGTCACCGCCGAGACGTACGATCTGTCCGGCCGCCGGATCGCCGAGACCCGACGCGCCCGCGTCGACGTGGGCCCCGCCGCCACGGCCCGGGCGTTCACCGCGGCGCCCTCTGACGACCTGCCGGCCCTGCACCTGCTGCGGCTGACCCTCGCGGACGACCGGGGACAGGTGTTGTCGCGCAACACCTACTGGCGCTGCCGCACTGCG
- a CDS encoding sigma-70 family RNA polymerase sigma factor — protein sequence MSRSDLLGTIMREHRDGLVSYAEKMLGDHGLAEDIVQETIIRAWRNIDRLLGMEGSVRGWLFTVTRHLVIDWVRKPHARREVIGVTYHDPVSGTDGTEAVHDALVARPLLRRLSPEHRAVLVHIYLCDRSIQETAGILGVPAGTVKSRQHNALRKLRAVAQPEAA from the coding sequence ATGTCCCGGTCCGACCTGCTCGGCACCATCATGAGGGAACACCGGGACGGTCTCGTCTCGTACGCCGAGAAGATGCTGGGTGACCACGGACTCGCCGAGGACATCGTCCAGGAGACCATCATCCGGGCCTGGCGGAACATCGATCGACTGCTCGGGATGGAGGGATCCGTCCGGGGCTGGCTCTTCACCGTGACCCGGCATCTGGTCATCGACTGGGTGCGCAAGCCCCACGCGCGCAGGGAAGTCATCGGAGTCACCTACCACGACCCCGTGTCGGGCACCGACGGCACCGAGGCGGTGCACGACGCCCTGGTGGCCCGGCCCCTGCTGCGCAGGCTGTCTCCCGAACACCGCGCCGTGCTGGTCCACATCTACCTGTGCGACCGCAGCATCCAGGAAACGGCCGGCATCCTCGGAGTGCCGGCCGGAACGGTCAAGAGCCGTCAGCACAACGCCCTGCGTAAGCTGCGCGCGGTCGCGCAGCCCGAGGCGGCCTGA
- a CDS encoding ABC-F family ATP-binding cassette domain-containing protein: MPQPALLAHDIVRVLAGRRVLDGVCLTASPGHRIGLIGENGVGKSTLLRVLAGVEEPDAGSVTRPGDLGFLHQEMPFDTESTIAAVLDEALREAREDLAELDRLAERVAVVPEDDPGHQELLDTYGRRLEQAQDRESWDADRRAALMLDGLGLTAFGHDRTLGSLSGGQRGRLALAALLVRRPSALLLDEPTNHLDDGAAAFLEEQVRGLPGTVVIASHDRAFLDAVCTDLIDLDPAVDGPVRYGGNYSAYLSEKRAERERWERRYAEEQEELEELRESAGVTAHRVAPDRGRTDNEKMGYGHRAGRVQNSISRRVRNATRRLEELERAQVAEPPRPLRFAAGELAARAQEAPEPLVSLREVRVPGRLALEGLEVTATDRLLVTGGNGAGKSTLLAVLAGRLAAEGEVRRRRRLTVGLLSQDTVFDRPERTVRDTYELSLGEARAEKVPLTSLGLMHEADLGRPVGQLSVGQRRRLALALLVARPPQLLLLDEPTNHLSPTLCDELEEALGPGPGAIVLASHDRWLRRRWQGRELRLEPGRTRREAAAGARTRS, from the coding sequence GTGCCTCAACCCGCTCTGCTCGCCCATGACATCGTCCGCGTCCTGGCAGGCCGGCGCGTCCTCGACGGCGTCTGTCTGACCGCCTCCCCAGGCCACCGCATCGGCCTGATCGGGGAGAACGGCGTCGGCAAGTCCACCCTGCTCCGCGTGCTGGCCGGCGTGGAGGAACCCGACGCGGGAAGCGTCACGCGCCCCGGTGACCTCGGCTTCCTGCACCAGGAGATGCCGTTCGACACCGAGTCCACCATCGCCGCGGTGCTGGACGAGGCGCTGCGCGAGGCTCGCGAGGACCTGGCGGAGCTGGACCGGCTCGCCGAGCGAGTGGCCGTCGTCCCGGAGGACGACCCCGGCCACCAGGAACTCCTCGACACCTATGGCAGGCGCCTGGAGCAGGCCCAGGACCGGGAGTCCTGGGACGCCGACCGCCGCGCCGCCCTGATGCTGGACGGCCTGGGCCTCACCGCGTTCGGGCACGACCGCACGCTCGGTTCGCTCTCCGGCGGGCAGCGCGGGCGGCTGGCGCTGGCCGCACTGCTGGTCCGGCGGCCGTCGGCGCTGCTGCTGGACGAGCCGACCAACCACCTGGACGACGGCGCCGCCGCGTTCCTGGAGGAGCAGGTCCGCGGCCTGCCCGGGACCGTGGTGATCGCCAGCCACGACCGGGCCTTCCTGGACGCCGTCTGCACCGACCTGATCGACCTCGACCCGGCGGTGGACGGCCCCGTCCGCTACGGCGGCAACTACAGCGCCTACCTCTCCGAGAAGCGCGCCGAGCGGGAGCGCTGGGAGCGGCGGTACGCCGAGGAGCAGGAGGAGTTGGAGGAACTGCGCGAGTCGGCGGGCGTGACCGCGCACCGGGTCGCGCCGGACCGGGGCCGTACCGACAACGAGAAGATGGGCTACGGCCACCGGGCGGGCCGGGTGCAGAACTCGATCTCGCGCCGGGTGCGCAACGCGACGCGGCGGCTGGAGGAGCTTGAGCGCGCCCAGGTCGCCGAGCCGCCCCGGCCGCTCAGGTTCGCGGCCGGGGAGCTGGCCGCGCGTGCCCAGGAGGCCCCGGAGCCCCTGGTGTCCCTGCGCGAGGTCCGGGTGCCGGGCCGGCTCGCGCTGGAGGGCCTGGAGGTGACGGCGACGGACCGGTTGCTGGTCACGGGCGGCAACGGGGCCGGCAAGTCGACCCTGCTCGCCGTCCTCGCCGGACGTCTCGCGGCCGAGGGCGAGGTGCGCAGACGGCGCCGGCTAACAGTGGGGCTGCTCAGCCAGGACACCGTGTTCGACCGGCCCGAGCGCACGGTCCGTGACACCTACGAGCTGTCGCTGGGAGAAGCGCGGGCCGAGAAGGTGCCGCTGACCTCGCTCGGCCTGATGCACGAGGCCGACCTGGGCAGACCGGTCGGGCAGCTGTCCGTGGGGCAGCGCCGGCGACTCGCGCTGGCCCTGCTGGTGGCCCGCCCGCCCCAGCTGCTGCTGCTCGACGAGCCCACCAACCACCTGTCCCCCACCCTGTGCGACGAGCTGGAGGAGGCGCTCGGCCCCGGACCCGGCGCGATCGTCCTCGCGAGCCACGACCGCTGGCTGCGCCGGCGGTGGCAGGGCCGCGAACTCCGGCTGGAGCCGGGGCGCACGCGGCGGGAAGCGGCGGCGGGGGCCCGTACCCGGTCCTGA
- a CDS encoding molybdopterin-dependent oxidoreductase, producing the protein MARKPKRRAEGAPVARRAMLGMLGAGAAGLAAAPYLQRGWDGFLGAASQVDATGLTGLLPNPGGFRYYSVVGSVPHKDETNYALRVGGLVEKPKTYTLDALRAMPQTRVVHDVLCTDGWGVDKTPFEGVKLADILDAAGVRSPGAAVRFTCFDGAYSESLSLEQARRSDVLVALNMQDKPITHDHGGPVRLYVAPMYFYKSAKWLSGIEVTDKVVPGYWEERGYAIDGWLDGADRHGDGS; encoded by the coding sequence ATGGCAAGAAAGCCGAAGCGGAGGGCCGAGGGCGCACCGGTGGCACGGCGGGCGATGCTGGGCATGCTCGGCGCGGGCGCCGCCGGGCTCGCCGCCGCGCCCTACCTGCAGCGCGGCTGGGACGGATTCCTCGGCGCCGCCTCCCAGGTCGACGCCACGGGCCTGACCGGTCTGCTGCCCAACCCGGGCGGCTTCCGGTACTACAGCGTCGTCGGCTCGGTGCCGCACAAGGACGAGACGAACTACGCGCTGCGGGTCGGCGGGCTGGTGGAGAAGCCGAAGACGTACACGCTCGACGCGCTGCGTGCGATGCCGCAGACCCGGGTCGTGCACGACGTGCTGTGCACGGACGGATGGGGCGTGGACAAGACACCCTTCGAAGGGGTGAAGCTGGCGGACATCCTCGATGCCGCCGGGGTGCGCTCCCCCGGCGCGGCGGTCCGTTTCACCTGCTTCGACGGCGCCTACAGCGAAAGCCTCTCCCTGGAACAGGCCCGCCGCTCGGACGTCCTGGTGGCGCTGAACATGCAGGACAAACCCATCACCCACGACCACGGCGGACCGGTCCGCCTCTACGTGGCCCCCATGTACTTCTACAAGTCGGCCAAGTGGCTGTCCGGCATCGAGGTCACCGACAAGGTCGTTCCCGGCTACTGGGAGGAACGCGGATATGCGATCGACGGCTGGCTCGACGGCGCCGACCGGCACGGCGACGGGTCCTGA
- the abc-f gene encoding ribosomal protection-like ABC-F family protein — MSDIAIVCSNLSFTWPDDTPVFHDLSFAVTAGRTGLVAPNGSGKSTLLKLIAGELKPASGSVSVSGTLGYLPQSLPLTGNLTVAQVLGIADVIRALDAVESGDVSEEHFTTIGDDWDIEERTRAQLDRLGLADLTLDRSLNTLSGGQVVSLGLAAQLLKRPDVLLLDEPTNNLDLQARHKLYDVLADFPGCLLLVSHDRALLDRMERIAELGSDELRLYGGNFTEYEEAVRAEQEVAEKNVRNAEQELKREKREMQQARERAERRQSNAARNLKNAGLPRIFAGNMKRGAQESAGRAGQMHASRVSEAKARLDEAGRALRDEQRLTLELPDTQVPAGRNLFLGEGMQVRLGDKDVFAAGGVDLTVRGPERIALIGPNGAGKTTLMRLITGDLAPDGGEIKRNDGRIAYLSQRLDLLDLDRTVAENFAAFAPERPEAERMNLLARFLFRGARAHLPVGVLSGGERLRATLACVLCAEPAPHLLLLDEPTNNLDLVSASQLESALNSYQGAFMVVSHDERFLAEIGVNRWLRLADGALVEAGAPEV, encoded by the coding sequence ATGTCCGACATCGCCATCGTCTGCTCGAACCTGTCCTTCACCTGGCCCGACGACACCCCGGTCTTCCACGACCTGTCCTTCGCCGTGACCGCCGGCCGTACGGGCCTGGTCGCCCCCAACGGCTCCGGCAAGAGCACCCTGCTCAAGCTGATCGCCGGTGAGCTGAAACCCGCCAGCGGCTCGGTGTCGGTCAGCGGGACGCTGGGCTACCTCCCGCAGAGCCTGCCCCTGACCGGCAACCTCACCGTCGCCCAGGTGCTCGGCATCGCCGACGTGATCCGCGCCCTGGACGCCGTCGAGTCCGGCGACGTGAGCGAGGAGCACTTCACCACCATCGGCGACGACTGGGACATCGAGGAGCGCACCCGCGCCCAGCTCGACCGCCTGGGCCTCGCCGACCTCACCCTGGACCGCAGCCTGAACACGCTCAGCGGCGGCCAGGTCGTCTCGCTGGGCCTCGCCGCGCAGCTCCTGAAGCGCCCGGACGTGCTGCTGCTCGACGAACCCACCAACAACCTCGACCTTCAGGCGCGGCACAAGCTCTACGACGTGCTCGCGGACTTCCCCGGCTGCCTGCTGCTGGTCAGCCACGACCGCGCACTGCTCGACCGCATGGAACGCATCGCCGAGCTGGGCAGCGACGAACTGCGCCTCTACGGCGGCAACTTCACCGAGTACGAGGAGGCCGTGCGCGCCGAGCAGGAGGTCGCCGAGAAGAACGTCCGCAACGCCGAGCAGGAACTGAAGCGGGAGAAGCGGGAGATGCAGCAGGCCCGCGAACGCGCCGAACGCCGGCAGAGCAACGCCGCCCGCAACCTGAAGAACGCCGGTCTGCCCCGCATCTTCGCCGGCAACATGAAACGCGGCGCGCAGGAGTCCGCCGGCCGGGCCGGGCAGATGCACGCGTCCCGGGTCAGCGAGGCCAAGGCCCGCCTCGACGAGGCGGGACGCGCGCTGCGTGACGAGCAGCGCCTCACCCTGGAGCTGCCCGACACCCAGGTGCCCGCCGGGCGCAACCTCTTCCTCGGCGAGGGGATGCAGGTCCGTCTCGGGGACAAGGACGTGTTCGCCGCAGGCGGTGTCGACCTGACCGTCCGGGGCCCCGAGCGCATCGCCCTGATCGGGCCCAACGGCGCCGGAAAGACCACCCTGATGCGTCTGATCACGGGCGACCTCGCCCCGGACGGCGGGGAGATCAAGCGCAACGACGGCCGCATCGCCTACCTCTCGCAGCGCCTGGACCTGCTGGACCTGGACCGCACCGTCGCGGAGAACTTCGCCGCGTTCGCCCCGGAGCGGCCCGAGGCGGAGCGGATGAACCTGCTCGCCCGCTTCCTCTTCCGGGGCGCGCGGGCACACCTGCCGGTCGGGGTGCTCTCCGGCGGCGAACGGCTGCGCGCCACCCTGGCCTGTGTCCTGTGCGCCGAGCCGGCCCCGCATCTGCTGCTGCTCGACGAGCCGACCAACAACCTCGACCTGGTCAGCGCGAGCCAGCTGGAGAGCGCGCTCAACTCCTACCAGGGCGCCTTCATGGTGGTCAGCCACGACGAGCGGTTCCTCGCCGAGATCGGGGTGAACCGCTGGCTGCGGCTGGCCGACGGAGCGCTCGTGGAGGCCGGAGCACCCGAGGTGTGA
- a CDS encoding CGNR zinc finger domain-containing protein, whose amino-acid sequence MNLNHVFVCGHPALDFVATLRARRSTRFEMFVTPERLNAWYVESGLVDTITPGEEDDVREATAMREALYRLVTNRRLGEEFDREALAVVNATARKTPATPQLTMAGRHTEATPDQALATVARNAVELLSGPDVPLLKECGNPECTRVYIDRSRGMRRQWCGMESCGNKIKAAAYRARKKTAPAVTAR is encoded by the coding sequence GTGAATCTGAATCATGTCTTCGTATGCGGGCACCCGGCCCTGGACTTCGTGGCCACCCTTCGTGCCCGGCGCTCGACCCGGTTCGAGATGTTCGTGACGCCGGAGCGGCTCAACGCCTGGTACGTGGAGTCCGGACTCGTGGACACGATCACGCCCGGCGAGGAGGACGACGTCCGGGAGGCGACCGCCATGCGTGAGGCCCTTTACCGGCTCGTCACCAACCGTCGGCTCGGTGAGGAGTTCGACCGCGAGGCACTCGCCGTGGTCAACGCCACCGCGCGCAAGACGCCCGCGACGCCGCAGCTCACCATGGCCGGGCGGCACACCGAGGCGACCCCCGACCAGGCCCTGGCGACCGTCGCCCGGAACGCCGTCGAACTACTCAGCGGCCCGGACGTCCCCCTCCTGAAGGAGTGCGGCAACCCGGAGTGCACCCGGGTCTACATCGACCGTTCGCGGGGCATGCGGCGCCAGTGGTGCGGCATGGAGTCCTGCGGCAACAAGATCAAGGCCGCCGCCTACCGCGCCCGCAAGAAGACCGCGCCCGCCGTCACCGCGCGCTGA
- a CDS encoding MEKHLA domain-containing protein — protein sequence MTAHDDGAMPLTPTVPAGDPAFAALLLSSHLRLVGEPLCPARWETERDAARWLYERAPFGLLAHDGCADPRFVYANRTAQQRFGYTWDEFVGMPSRLSARPDGQEDRDAFVRAVTAGHWATGYRGIRVGKDGRPFWIEDVTMWDLMDAQGRVHGQAAVFRAWSPTAE from the coding sequence ATGACTGCACATGACGACGGAGCCATGCCGTTGACGCCGACCGTGCCGGCCGGGGATCCGGCGTTCGCGGCCCTGCTGCTCTCCAGCCACCTGCGGCTGGTGGGCGAACCGCTGTGCCCGGCGCGGTGGGAGACCGAGCGGGACGCCGCGCGGTGGCTGTACGAGCGGGCCCCGTTCGGCCTGCTGGCGCACGACGGGTGTGCCGATCCGCGCTTCGTCTACGCCAACAGGACGGCGCAGCAGCGCTTCGGCTACACCTGGGACGAGTTCGTCGGCATGCCGTCCCGGCTGTCCGCGCGTCCGGACGGCCAGGAGGACCGGGACGCCTTTGTACGGGCCGTGACGGCCGGCCACTGGGCCACCGGCTACCGGGGGATACGCGTCGGCAAGGACGGCCGGCCCTTCTGGATCGAGGACGTGACCATGTGGGACCTGATGGACGCCCAGGGGCGGGTGCACGGCCAGGCGGCGGTGTTCCGCGCCTGGTCGCCCACGGCCGAGTGA
- a CDS encoding cupin domain-containing protein codes for MATAVGLSLGAGAAFATPAGPGVTGKVIAQTTFGGKDYILRQITVPPGQSTGWHYHDGTLHGFVQHGTLSHFDSDCQSDGVYKAGSAITEPAGADHVHIGRNLGKTDVVLDVLYVLPHGAPLSEDAPNPGCDFQ; via the coding sequence ATGGCCACGGCCGTAGGACTGTCCCTCGGTGCGGGCGCCGCGTTCGCCACGCCGGCCGGTCCGGGTGTGACGGGCAAGGTCATCGCCCAGACCACGTTCGGCGGGAAGGACTACATCCTCCGGCAGATCACCGTTCCCCCCGGCCAGAGCACGGGCTGGCACTACCACGACGGCACCCTCCACGGCTTCGTCCAGCACGGCACCCTCAGCCACTTCGACTCGGACTGCCAGTCCGACGGCGTGTACAAGGCCGGCAGCGCCATCACGGAGCCGGCCGGCGCGGACCACGTGCACATCGGCCGCAACCTCGGCAAGACCGATGTCGTCCTCGACGTGCTGTACGTCCTGCCGCACGGCGCGCCGTTGTCGGAGGACGCCCCCAACCCGGGCTGCGACTTCCAGTAG